In Caldicellulosiruptor obsidiansis OB47, a single window of DNA contains:
- a CDS encoding AGE family epimerase/isomerase, with translation MDITSFKKELKSHLEEKIIPFWQSLKDDEFGGYYGYMDFNLNINKKAQKGCILNSRILWFFSACYNVLKSEKCKELAFHAFEFLKNKFWDKDYEGLFWSVSLEGLPVDVTKHVYVQAFGIYGLSEYYEASGDKEALFLARKLFEILETRCKRENGYTEQFERNWQEKENRFLSENGVIASKTMNTHLHVLESYTNLYKVLKLDDVYEALEWLVRLFVEKIYKKGTGHFKVFCDDNWNELIKAVSYGHDIEASWLLDETAKYLRDEKLKEEVEKLTLEVAQVTLQEAFDGKSLINEKVEDRVDRSKIWWVEAETVVGFFNAYQKTKEEKYLDAAIKTWEFIKEYLVDKRKNSEWLWKVDENLNPVQMPIVEPWKCPYHNGRMCLEIIKRVG, from the coding sequence ATGGATATTACCAGTTTTAAAAAGGAGCTAAAAAGTCATCTTGAAGAAAAGATAATACCATTTTGGCAAAGTCTAAAGGACGACGAATTTGGCGGCTACTATGGATATATGGACTTTAATCTCAATATTAACAAGAAAGCTCAAAAAGGTTGTATTTTAAACTCAAGGATACTGTGGTTTTTCTCAGCATGTTACAATGTGCTGAAAAGTGAAAAATGCAAAGAGCTGGCTTTTCATGCGTTTGAATTTTTGAAAAACAAGTTTTGGGACAAAGACTATGAAGGACTTTTCTGGAGTGTATCCCTTGAAGGTTTGCCCGTTGATGTGACAAAACATGTTTATGTTCAAGCTTTTGGTATATACGGGCTTTCTGAGTACTATGAAGCATCCGGTGATAAAGAAGCTCTTTTTTTGGCAAGAAAACTTTTCGAGATTTTAGAGACAAGATGCAAAAGGGAAAATGGATACACAGAACAGTTTGAAAGAAACTGGCAAGAAAAAGAAAACAGGTTTTTGAGCGAAAATGGAGTAATTGCCTCAAAAACAATGAACACGCATCTTCATGTACTGGAGAGCTACACAAACCTTTACAAGGTTTTGAAGCTTGATGATGTGTATGAGGCGCTTGAGTGGCTTGTAAGACTCTTTGTTGAGAAGATTTATAAAAAAGGCACAGGGCACTTTAAAGTATTCTGTGATGATAACTGGAATGAACTTATAAAGGCAGTATCATATGGACATGACATTGAAGCAAGCTGGCTTTTGGATGAAACTGCTAAGTATTTGAGGGATGAAAAATTAAAAGAGGAGGTTGAAAAGCTCACATTAGAGGTTGCGCAAGTAACTTTACAAGAAGCATTTGATGGGAAAAGCCTTATAAACGAGAAGGTAGAGGACAGAGTTGACAGAAGCAAAATCTGGTGGGTTGAGGCAGAGACAGTAGTTGGATTTTTCAATGCATATCAAAAGACAAAAGAGGAAAAATATTTAGATGCAGCCATCAAGACATGGGAGTTCATAAAAGAATATCTTGTTGACAAAAGAAAAAACTCTGAGTGGCTATGG
- a CDS encoding ThuA domain-containing protein — MKRILALVGDFYHSHDNLLKALKQATNAALDSCEIIDASIENFEQFLSQNPDAIVLSAENRINPQDEIIECWMTEKMEKRIKEYVEGGGRLFVWHSGLASYPEEGEFCKLVRGYFKFHPDKQKPVRYHSSHEAAFDGRGFDFEIMDEHYFVFCDKDNTNIYLYSESEDGSSIAGWWHNFGKGKVVALTPAHREDGLLDNNFQELLKAVLTFLFK; from the coding sequence ATGAAAAGAATCTTAGCTTTGGTTGGAGATTTTTACCACAGTCATGACAACCTGCTCAAAGCCTTGAAGCAAGCCACAAATGCTGCTTTAGATAGTTGCGAGATAATAGATGCATCCATTGAAAACTTTGAGCAATTTCTTTCCCAGAACCCGGATGCGATTGTACTTTCTGCAGAAAACAGGATAAATCCACAGGATGAGATTATAGAGTGCTGGATGACAGAGAAGATGGAAAAGAGAATAAAAGAGTATGTTGAAGGTGGAGGAAGGCTTTTTGTATGGCACTCAGGACTTGCCTCATACCCTGAAGAAGGAGAGTTTTGCAAACTTGTGAGAGGGTATTTTAAGTTTCATCCAGATAAGCAAAAGCCTGTTAGATATCACTCTTCCCATGAAGCTGCTTTTGATGGCAGAGGATTTGATTTTGAAATTATGGATGAACACTATTTTGTTTTTTGCGACAAAGACAATACCAACATCTATCTTTACTCTGAATCAGAGGACGGCAGTTCAATTGCAGGATGGTGGCACAATTTTGGAAAGGGCAAAGTGGTTGCACTTACACCTGCTCACAGAGAAGATGGGCTTTTAGATAATAACTTCCAGGAACTTCTCAAAGCAGTTTTGACCTTTCTTTTCAAGTAG
- a CDS encoding VOC family protein: MANEILGTDVVVQIGIIVKDIEKTAKDFAKFFRVEVPQIIETEEYEKTHTEYRGKATCARAKLAFFRNFKNIEIELIEPDENPSTWREFLETHGEGIHHIGVFVKNMDEKIENLKKEGIEVVQKGDYTGGRYAYMDSTDKLKFILELLENF; encoded by the coding sequence TTGGCTAACGAAATTTTAGGAACAGATGTTGTTGTGCAGATAGGAATAATTGTTAAAGACATTGAAAAGACAGCAAAAGACTTTGCAAAATTTTTTAGAGTTGAGGTTCCCCAGATTATCGAAACCGAAGAGTATGAGAAAACTCACACAGAGTATAGAGGAAAGGCTACATGTGCCCGTGCAAAACTTGCGTTTTTCAGAAACTTCAAAAACATAGAGATTGAGCTGATTGAGCCAGATGAGAATCCTTCTACATGGAGAGAGTTTTTGGAAACTCACGGCGAGGGTATTCACCATATAGGTGTGTTTGTGAAGAACATGGATGAGAAGATTGAAAATCTTAAAAAAGAGGGAATTGAGGTTGTTCAAAAAGGGGATTACACAGGCGGAAGATATGCTTACATGGATAGCACCGACAAGCTCAAATTCATCTTAGAGCTTTTAGAGAACTTTTAA